A genome region from Portunus trituberculatus isolate SZX2019 chromosome 40, ASM1759143v1, whole genome shotgun sequence includes the following:
- the LOC123516184 gene encoding twist-related protein-like: MAKMEKSVKDEEKSEGEAARESGSDTTGADEVDTNNNNDDKNQNVSPSNKSSGASNVKYQLRPRAIHPRRRCDSEWSLPDTLRHKPRPPPLSRYRRKTANARERCRMRQINTAFESLRGVLPSWVCSRRAAADMTKITTLRLASAYIRSLQDILDGNAPEDTCSWVLSSILGEAAPMPDPEPGRPCSPGRAQQILGLTPPQTDFVSFLCSGAESQVLQDNMDSLSSLSPMSETEAVAILMGTDPQPRPWLDGQQSPLVS; this comes from the coding sequence AtggcaaaaatggaaaaatctgtaaaagacgaggaaaagagtgaaggggaggcGGCGAGAGAGAGTGGCAGCGACACGACGGGTGCAGATGAAGTGGacaccaataataacaacgacGACAAAAATCAAAATGTTTCTCCCAGCAACAAATCGTCGGGAGCCTCAAATGTCAAATATCAGCTGAGGCCCCGCGCGATACACCCCCGGCGCCGCTGTGACAGCGAGTGGAGCCTCCCCGACACGCTGCGGCACAAGCCGCGGCCTCCGCCTCTATCCCGCTACCGCAGGAAGACAGCTAACGCGCGGGAGAGATGTCGCATGCGGCAGATCAACACAGCCTTCGAAAGCCTGCGAGGCGTGTTGCCCTCGTGGGTGTGCAGCCGCCGTGCAGCCGCCGACATGACCAAGATCACCACTCTGCGACTTGCCTCCGCGTACATCAGATCCCTGCAGGACATCCTGGACGGCAACGCCCCAGAGGACACTTGCTCCTGGGTTCTTTCCAGCATCCTTGGAGAGGCCGCTCCTATGCCAGACCCTGAGCCTGGCCGTCCCTGCAGCCCTGGCCGGGCACAGCAGATCCTGGGACTCACTCCTCCCCAGACAGATTTTGTCTCCTTCCTGTGTTCTGGTGCAGAGTCCCAGGTTCTGCAGGACAACATGGATTCCCTCTCGTCCCTATCGCCTATGTCCGAGACGGAGGCTGTTGCCATCCTGATGGGGACAGATCCTCAGCCCCGCCCTTGGCTGGACGGCCAGCAGTCTCCTCTGGTGTCGTGA